The Equus caballus isolate H_3958 breed thoroughbred chromosome 12, TB-T2T, whole genome shotgun sequence genome contains a region encoding:
- the PKP3 gene encoding plakophilin-3 isoform X1 translates to MEPGPATVGAGMSHGTSRFRSTSRPEAGVCSLALPSDLQLDRRGAEGPEAERLRAARVQEQVRARLLQLGQQPRHNGAADPEGVAEAARGTSRGQYHTLQAGFSSRSQGLSGDSTSTFRPIAKPAYSPASWSSRSAVDLSSSRRLSSAHNGGSAFGAVGYRGAPTAVPMPARPVSFHEHGGGGSRVDYDTLSLRSLRLGAGGLDDRYSVVSEQLEPSAASAYRAFAYERQASSSSSRAGGLDWPEAAEGPPSRTIRAPAMRTLQRFQSSHRSRGGAGAVPGGVLEPVARAPSVRSLSLADSGHLPDMRGLDSYGSHRALQRLSSGFDDIDLPSAVKYLMASDPNLQVLGAAYIQHKCYSDAAAKKQARSLQAVPRLVKLFNHANQEVQRHATGAMRNLIYDNADNKLALVEENGIFELLRTLREQDDELRKNVTGILWNLSSSDNLKDRLARDTLEQLTDLVLSPLSGAGGPPLIQQNASEAEIFYNATGFLRNLSSASQTTRQKMRECHGLVDALVTYINHALDVGKCEDKSVENAVCVLRNLSYRLYDEMPPSALQRLEGRGRRDMAGAPPGEVVGCFTPQSRRLRELPLTADALTFAEVSKDPKGLEWLWSPQIVGLYNRLLQRCELNRHTTEAAAGALQNITAGDRRWAGVLSRLALEQERILNPLLDRVRTADHHQLRSLTGLIRNLSRNARNKDEMSTKVVSHLIEKLPGSVGEKAPPADVLVNIIAVLNNLVVASPIAARDLLYFDGLRKLVFIKKKRDSPDSEKSSRAASSLLANLWQYSKLHRDFRAKGYRKEDFLGP, encoded by the exons ATGGAGCCTGGGCCAGCAACAGTGGGCGCTGGGATGAGCCATGGGACCAGCAGATTCCGGAGCACCAGCAGG CCTGAGGCCGGCGTGTGCTCCCTGGCTCTGCCCTCGGACCTGCAGCTGGACCGCCGGGGCGCCGAGGGGCCAGAGGCTGAGCGGCTGCGGGCAGCCCGCGTCCAGGAGCAGGTCCGTGCCCGCCTCCTGCAGCTGGGCCAGCAGCCGAGGCACAATGGGGCAGCCGATCCCGAGGGGGTGGCCGAGGCAGCCAGAG GCACATCTCGGGGCCAGTACCACACCCTGCAGGCTGGCTTCAGCTCCCGCTCCCAAGGCCTAAGTGGGGACAGCACCTCG ACTTTCAGGCCCATCGCCAAGCCAGCCTACAGCCCTGCCTCCTGGTCCTCCCGCTCGGCCGTGGACCTGAGCTCCAGTAGGAGGCTGAGTTCTGCCCACAACGGGGGCAGTGCCTTTGGGGCTGTCGGGTACAGGGGAGCCCCAACCGCTGTGCCCATGCCTGCCCGGCCCGTGTCCTTCCATGAGCATGGTGGAGGGGGGAGCCGGGTGGACTATGACACCCTGTCCCTGCGCTCACTGAGGCTGGGGGCCGGGGGCCTGGACGACCGCTACAGCGTGGTGTCCGAGCAGCTGGAGCCCTCGGCTGCCTCCGCCTACAGAGCCTTTGCCTATGAGCGCCAGGCCAGCTCCAGTTCCAGCCGAGCAGGGGGCCTGGACTGGCCAGAGGCCGCCGAGGGGCCGCCCAGCCGGACCATCCGTGCCCCTGCCATGCGGACCCTGCAACGATTCCAGAGCAGCCACCGCAGCCGTGGGGGGGCCGGGGCGGTGCCAGGAGGTGTCCTGGAGCCCGTGGCCCGAGCTCCATCCGTGCGCAGCCTCAGCCTGGCCGACTCTggtcacctgccggacatgcgtgGGCTGGACAGCTATGGCAGCCACCGCGCTCTGCAGAGGCTCAGCAGCGG TTTTGACGACATTGACCTGCCCTCAGCAGTCAAGTACCTCATGGCCTCAGACCCCAACCTGCAGGTGCTGGGAGCCGCCTACATCCAGCATAAGTGCTACAGCGATGCAGCGGCCAAGAAGCAG GCCCGCAGCCTCCAGGCTGTGCCTCGGCTGGTGAAGCTCTTCAACCACGCCAACCAGGAGGTGCAGCGCCACGCCACAGGCGCCATGCGCAACCTCATCTACGATAATGCGGACAACAAGCTGGCACTGGTGGAGGAGAACGGCATCTTCGAGCTGCTGCGGACGCTGCGTGAGCAGGACGACGAGCTGCGCAAGAACGTCACAG GGATCCTGTGGAACCTGTCCTCCAGTGACAACCTGAAGGACCGCCTGGCCCGGGACACGCTGGAGCAGCTCACGGACCTGGTGCTGAGCCCCCTCTCAGGGGCCGGGGGACCACCCCTCATCCAGCAGAATGCCTCCGAGGCTGAGATCTTCTACAATGCCACGGGCTTCCTCAG GAACCTCAGCTCAGCCTCCCAGACCACTCGCCAGAAGATGCGTGAGTGCCACGGGCTGGTGGACGCCCTGGTCACCTACATCAACCATGCCCTGGACGTGGGCAAGTGCGAGGACAAG AGTGTGGAGAACGCAGTGTGCGTGCTCAGGAATCTGTCCTACCGCCTGTACGACGAGATGCCGCCGTCCGCCCTGCAGCGGCTCGAGGGCCGGGGCCGCAGGGACATGGCTGGGGCGCCACCTGGCGAGGTGGTCGGCTGCTTTACGCCGCAGAGCCGGCGGCTCCGAGAG CTGCCCCTCACGGCCGACGCGCTCACCTTTGCCGAGGTGTCCAAGGACCCCAAGGGCCTCGAGTGGCTGTGGAGCCCCCAGATCGTGGGCCTGTACAACCGGCTGCTGCAGCGCTGTGAGCTGAACCGGCACACAACAGAGGCGGCCGCCGGGGCGCTGCAGAACATCACCGCGGGTGACCGCAGG tgGGCAGGTGTGCTGAGCCgcctggctctggagcaggaGCGTATCCTAAACCCACTGCTGGACCGGGTTCGGACAGCGGACCACCACCAGCTGCGCTCCCTGACCGGCCTGATCCGAAACCTGTCTCGGAATGCCAGGAACAAGGACGAGATGT ccacTAAGGTGGTGAGTCACCTGATCGAGAAGCTGCCGGGCAGCGTGGGTGAGAAGGCCCCCCCAGCCGACGTGCTGGTCAACATCATAGCCGTGCTCAACAACCTGGTGGTGGCCAGTCCCATCGCCGCCCGAGACCTGCTCTACTTCGACGGGCTCCGCAAGCTGGTCTTCATCAAGAAGAAGCGGGACAG CCCTGACAGCGAGAAGTCCTCCCGGGCCGCCTCCAGCCTCTTGGCCAATCTGTGGCAGTACAGCAAGCTCCACCGGGACTTCCGGGCG AAGGGCTATCGAAAGGAGGACTTCCTGGGCCCATAG
- the PKP3 gene encoding plakophilin-3 isoform X2, with translation MQDGNFLLSALQPEAGVCSLALPSDLQLDRRGAEGPEAERLRAARVQEQVRARLLQLGQQPRHNGAADPEGVAEAARGTSRGQYHTLQAGFSSRSQGLSGDSTSTFRPIAKPAYSPASWSSRSAVDLSSSRRLSSAHNGGSAFGAVGYRGAPTAVPMPARPVSFHEHGGGGSRVDYDTLSLRSLRLGAGGLDDRYSVVSEQLEPSAASAYRAFAYERQASSSSSRAGGLDWPEAAEGPPSRTIRAPAMRTLQRFQSSHRSRGGAGAVPGGVLEPVARAPSVRSLSLADSGHLPDMRGLDSYGSHRALQRLSSGFDDIDLPSAVKYLMASDPNLQVLGAAYIQHKCYSDAAAKKQARSLQAVPRLVKLFNHANQEVQRHATGAMRNLIYDNADNKLALVEENGIFELLRTLREQDDELRKNVTGILWNLSSSDNLKDRLARDTLEQLTDLVLSPLSGAGGPPLIQQNASEAEIFYNATGFLRNLSSASQTTRQKMRECHGLVDALVTYINHALDVGKCEDKSVENAVCVLRNLSYRLYDEMPPSALQRLEGRGRRDMAGAPPGEVVGCFTPQSRRLRELPLTADALTFAEVSKDPKGLEWLWSPQIVGLYNRLLQRCELNRHTTEAAAGALQNITAGDRRWAGVLSRLALEQERILNPLLDRVRTADHHQLRSLTGLIRNLSRNARNKDEMSTKVVSHLIEKLPGSVGEKAPPADVLVNIIAVLNNLVVASPIAARDLLYFDGLRKLVFIKKKRDSPDSEKSSRAASSLLANLWQYSKLHRDFRAKGYRKEDFLGP, from the exons ATGCAGGACGGTAACTTCCTGCTGTCGGCCCTGCAGCCTGAGGCCGGCGTGTGCTCCCTGGCTCTGCCCTCGGACCTGCAGCTGGACCGCCGGGGCGCCGAGGGGCCAGAGGCTGAGCGGCTGCGGGCAGCCCGCGTCCAGGAGCAGGTCCGTGCCCGCCTCCTGCAGCTGGGCCAGCAGCCGAGGCACAATGGGGCAGCCGATCCCGAGGGGGTGGCCGAGGCAGCCAGAG GCACATCTCGGGGCCAGTACCACACCCTGCAGGCTGGCTTCAGCTCCCGCTCCCAAGGCCTAAGTGGGGACAGCACCTCG ACTTTCAGGCCCATCGCCAAGCCAGCCTACAGCCCTGCCTCCTGGTCCTCCCGCTCGGCCGTGGACCTGAGCTCCAGTAGGAGGCTGAGTTCTGCCCACAACGGGGGCAGTGCCTTTGGGGCTGTCGGGTACAGGGGAGCCCCAACCGCTGTGCCCATGCCTGCCCGGCCCGTGTCCTTCCATGAGCATGGTGGAGGGGGGAGCCGGGTGGACTATGACACCCTGTCCCTGCGCTCACTGAGGCTGGGGGCCGGGGGCCTGGACGACCGCTACAGCGTGGTGTCCGAGCAGCTGGAGCCCTCGGCTGCCTCCGCCTACAGAGCCTTTGCCTATGAGCGCCAGGCCAGCTCCAGTTCCAGCCGAGCAGGGGGCCTGGACTGGCCAGAGGCCGCCGAGGGGCCGCCCAGCCGGACCATCCGTGCCCCTGCCATGCGGACCCTGCAACGATTCCAGAGCAGCCACCGCAGCCGTGGGGGGGCCGGGGCGGTGCCAGGAGGTGTCCTGGAGCCCGTGGCCCGAGCTCCATCCGTGCGCAGCCTCAGCCTGGCCGACTCTggtcacctgccggacatgcgtgGGCTGGACAGCTATGGCAGCCACCGCGCTCTGCAGAGGCTCAGCAGCGG TTTTGACGACATTGACCTGCCCTCAGCAGTCAAGTACCTCATGGCCTCAGACCCCAACCTGCAGGTGCTGGGAGCCGCCTACATCCAGCATAAGTGCTACAGCGATGCAGCGGCCAAGAAGCAG GCCCGCAGCCTCCAGGCTGTGCCTCGGCTGGTGAAGCTCTTCAACCACGCCAACCAGGAGGTGCAGCGCCACGCCACAGGCGCCATGCGCAACCTCATCTACGATAATGCGGACAACAAGCTGGCACTGGTGGAGGAGAACGGCATCTTCGAGCTGCTGCGGACGCTGCGTGAGCAGGACGACGAGCTGCGCAAGAACGTCACAG GGATCCTGTGGAACCTGTCCTCCAGTGACAACCTGAAGGACCGCCTGGCCCGGGACACGCTGGAGCAGCTCACGGACCTGGTGCTGAGCCCCCTCTCAGGGGCCGGGGGACCACCCCTCATCCAGCAGAATGCCTCCGAGGCTGAGATCTTCTACAATGCCACGGGCTTCCTCAG GAACCTCAGCTCAGCCTCCCAGACCACTCGCCAGAAGATGCGTGAGTGCCACGGGCTGGTGGACGCCCTGGTCACCTACATCAACCATGCCCTGGACGTGGGCAAGTGCGAGGACAAG AGTGTGGAGAACGCAGTGTGCGTGCTCAGGAATCTGTCCTACCGCCTGTACGACGAGATGCCGCCGTCCGCCCTGCAGCGGCTCGAGGGCCGGGGCCGCAGGGACATGGCTGGGGCGCCACCTGGCGAGGTGGTCGGCTGCTTTACGCCGCAGAGCCGGCGGCTCCGAGAG CTGCCCCTCACGGCCGACGCGCTCACCTTTGCCGAGGTGTCCAAGGACCCCAAGGGCCTCGAGTGGCTGTGGAGCCCCCAGATCGTGGGCCTGTACAACCGGCTGCTGCAGCGCTGTGAGCTGAACCGGCACACAACAGAGGCGGCCGCCGGGGCGCTGCAGAACATCACCGCGGGTGACCGCAGG tgGGCAGGTGTGCTGAGCCgcctggctctggagcaggaGCGTATCCTAAACCCACTGCTGGACCGGGTTCGGACAGCGGACCACCACCAGCTGCGCTCCCTGACCGGCCTGATCCGAAACCTGTCTCGGAATGCCAGGAACAAGGACGAGATGT ccacTAAGGTGGTGAGTCACCTGATCGAGAAGCTGCCGGGCAGCGTGGGTGAGAAGGCCCCCCCAGCCGACGTGCTGGTCAACATCATAGCCGTGCTCAACAACCTGGTGGTGGCCAGTCCCATCGCCGCCCGAGACCTGCTCTACTTCGACGGGCTCCGCAAGCTGGTCTTCATCAAGAAGAAGCGGGACAG CCCTGACAGCGAGAAGTCCTCCCGGGCCGCCTCCAGCCTCTTGGCCAATCTGTGGCAGTACAGCAAGCTCCACCGGGACTTCCGGGCG AAGGGCTATCGAAAGGAGGACTTCCTGGGCCCATAG